A region from the Dehalococcoidia bacterium genome encodes:
- a CDS encoding NAD(P)/FAD-dependent oxidoreductase: MAGGQRAIGVIGGGALGLGAALRLAEAGRRVVVIEREAELGGLAAGFRPGADSAATLEKFYHHIFRTDRTIIRMIQQLGLGDRLEWKQPVTASLRNGRVYPMSLGGILRFDAIPIADRLRFGLMLAALKLTPGERPFAGKTAAGWSRRVAGPRAYAALIEPILEGKFGGRANEIAMGWLWSRFHERSLALGYLRGGFQQLYDALGERVRALSGEIVLDTAATRICSHDGGVQVETNAGAYAFERLIVTAPQRVFERMAEGLPESWARRYPGPDFYDAQVLILALDRRLSDSYWISVGDPGYPFLVLVEHTNFMPAADYGGRHLVYLGNYLPPEHPLLREDEAGLFEEFLPAIRRLNPSFDPAWVRQRWLFHAPFAQPIVTGGYLRRLPPLRTPLPGVYLATMAHVYPQDRGQNYSLALGRRAAELLLHDAG, translated from the coding sequence ATGGCCGGCGGGCAGCGGGCGATCGGCGTCATCGGCGGCGGCGCGCTGGGCCTGGGCGCGGCGCTGCGGCTGGCGGAGGCGGGCCGGCGCGTCGTCGTGATCGAACGCGAGGCGGAGCTGGGCGGTCTGGCCGCCGGCTTCCGCCCCGGCGCCGACTCGGCCGCGACGCTGGAGAAGTTCTATCACCATATCTTCCGCACCGACCGCACGATCATCCGCATGATTCAACAGCTCGGCCTCGGCGATCGGCTGGAATGGAAGCAGCCGGTGACGGCGAGCCTGCGCAACGGCCGCGTTTACCCGATGTCGCTCGGCGGCATTCTGCGCTTCGACGCGATTCCGATCGCCGACCGCCTGCGCTTCGGCCTGATGCTGGCCGCGCTCAAACTCACGCCGGGCGAGCGGCCGTTTGCTGGCAAGACCGCGGCGGGCTGGAGCCGGCGCGTGGCCGGGCCGCGGGCCTACGCGGCGCTGATCGAGCCGATCCTGGAGGGCAAGTTCGGCGGCCGCGCCAACGAGATCGCGATGGGCTGGCTCTGGAGCCGCTTTCACGAACGCTCGCTGGCGCTGGGTTATCTGCGCGGCGGCTTTCAGCAGCTCTACGATGCGCTGGGCGAACGCGTGCGGGCGCTGAGCGGCGAGATCGTGCTCGACACGGCGGCGACCCGCATCTGCAGCCACGACGGTGGGGTGCAGGTCGAGACGAACGCCGGCGCCTACGCGTTCGAGCGGCTGATCGTCACGGCGCCGCAACGCGTGTTCGAGCGCATGGCCGAGGGGCTGCCGGAGAGCTGGGCACGGCGCTACCCCGGCCCCGACTTTTACGATGCGCAGGTGCTGATCCTGGCGCTCGATCGCCGGCTCTCCGACTCTTACTGGATCTCGGTCGGCGATCCGGGCTACCCGTTCCTGGTGCTGGTCGAGCACACCAACTTCATGCCCGCCGCGGACTACGGCGGCCGGCACCTGGTCTATCTCGGCAATTATCTGCCGCCCGAGCATCCGCTGCTGCGCGAGGACGAAGCCGGACTGTTCGAGGAGTTCCTGCCCGCGATCCGCCGGTTGAACCCGTCCTTCGATCCCGCCTGGGTGCGGCAGCGCTGGCTGTTTCACGCGCCCTTTGCCCAGCCGATCGTGACCGGCGGCTATCTGCGCCGCCTGCCGCCGCTGCGCACGCCGCTGCCCGGCGTCTACCTCGCCACGATGGCCCATGTCTACCCGCAGGACCGCGGCCAGAACTACAGCCTCGCGCTCGGCCGGCGCGCCGCCGAGCTGCTGCTGCACGACGCGGGCTAA
- a CDS encoding D-aminoacylase → MAIYDLLIRGGRIYDGSGNPWQRADVAIAGDTLRLLRGDTSRVAAKRTIDARGRIVCPGFIDMHAHSGNVILSQPRHEPKVRQGITTELIGVDGNSYAPILRGEDLAQFITLNAGLDGRPPDGLRARSVGEYLENFDGKVAVNVCYVMGNSPLRISAMGWDDRAPTSGELAAQRRLIRQGMEEGAFGISTGLTYPPGSYASTEELVELSKEADALGGIYVTHVRFGLGDRHVDPISEALAIGDRSGIPVHISHFNSGWPFSGAWRKLLDLVDARAAQGQQVTADVYPYIYSSTRLVSLLPEWTHDGGVPKLLERMSDEAARQKMAADPNFQRLRLHNYLTANFSRPQHRRFEGWTLPQIAEALGKSLIDTICDLLLDEELNLVQIGTFGNPVNVRKFLEHPSTMLGSDALLIGEKVSPRTYGAAPTMLGDLVREEGILSMADCIRKLTSLPAQTLGLRDRGLLKDGFKADLVVFDPETVRSPATIEQPKQFPIGIDCVIVNGRVVVDGGEHTGALPGRALRRH, encoded by the coding sequence ATGGCGATCTACGACCTTCTGATTCGCGGCGGCCGGATCTACGACGGCAGCGGCAACCCCTGGCAGCGCGCCGACGTGGCGATCGCGGGCGACACGCTGCGCCTGCTGCGCGGCGACACGTCGCGGGTTGCAGCGAAGCGCACGATCGACGCACGCGGCCGCATCGTTTGTCCCGGCTTCATCGACATGCACGCCCACAGCGGCAACGTGATCCTCAGCCAGCCGCGCCACGAGCCGAAAGTGCGCCAGGGCATCACCACCGAGCTGATCGGCGTGGACGGCAACTCCTACGCGCCGATCCTGCGGGGCGAGGACCTGGCGCAGTTCATCACGCTCAACGCCGGCCTCGACGGGCGGCCGCCGGACGGCCTGCGCGCCCGCTCCGTGGGCGAATACCTCGAAAACTTCGACGGCAAGGTCGCGGTCAACGTCTGCTACGTGATGGGTAACTCGCCGCTGCGCATCTCGGCGATGGGCTGGGACGACCGCGCGCCGACGAGCGGCGAGCTGGCGGCGCAGCGCCGGCTGATCCGCCAGGGCATGGAGGAGGGCGCCTTCGGCATCTCCACCGGGCTGACCTATCCGCCCGGCAGCTACGCCAGCACCGAGGAGCTGGTCGAACTCTCGAAAGAGGCGGACGCGCTGGGCGGCATCTACGTCACGCACGTGCGCTTCGGCCTGGGCGACCGTCATGTGGACCCGATCAGCGAGGCGCTGGCGATCGGCGACCGCAGCGGCATTCCCGTGCACATCTCGCACTTCAACTCCGGCTGGCCCTTCTCCGGCGCCTGGCGCAAGCTGCTGGACCTCGTGGACGCGCGCGCCGCGCAGGGGCAGCAGGTGACGGCCGATGTCTATCCCTACATCTATTCCAGCACGCGGCTGGTGAGCCTGCTGCCCGAGTGGACACACGACGGCGGCGTGCCGAAGCTGCTGGAGCGGATGAGCGACGAGGCGGCGCGGCAGAAGATGGCGGCCGACCCCAACTTCCAGCGGCTGCGGCTGCACAACTACCTGACGGCCAACTTCAGCCGGCCGCAGCACCGCCGCTTCGAGGGCTGGACGCTGCCGCAGATCGCCGAAGCGCTGGGCAAGAGCCTGATCGACACGATCTGTGACCTGCTGCTCGACGAAGAGCTGAACCTGGTGCAGATCGGCACCTTCGGCAACCCGGTCAACGTGCGCAAGTTCCTGGAGCACCCCAGCACGATGCTCGGCAGCGACGCCCTGTTGATCGGGGAAAAGGTCAGCCCGCGCACCTACGGCGCCGCGCCGACGATGCTGGGCGACCTGGTGCGCGAAGAGGGCATTTTGAGCATGGCCGACTGCATCCGCAAGCTGACCTCGCTGCCGGCGCAGACGCTGGGCCTGCGCGACCGCGGCCTGCTCAAAGACGGCTTCAAGGCCGATCTCGTCGTCTTCGACCCGGAGACGGTGCGCTCGCCCGCCACGATCGAGCAACCGAAGCAGTTCCCGATCGGCATCGACTGCGTGATCGTCAACGGACGCGTCGTCGTGGACGGCGGCGAGCACACCGGCGCCCTACCCGGTCGGGCGCTGCGGCGGCACTGA
- a CDS encoding PQQ-binding-like beta-propeller repeat protein, with protein MPGKGIFGAAATNPLIDGNTVFFQDLKSNVFAIDLASGQVKWQQMYDADSIGPNGPAIGYGKVFVAKDAFTIAALDENTGAEIWSTKVSPAPGTGVDIQLLAYDNMVLGSTVPGSGVSSFYQGGNTGAIFALDQATGAVKWQFNTVDTADIWGNAQVNSGGGAWYPPAIDPDTGMTFWGIGNPAPFPGTADFPGGSSRPGNNLYTDSVVALDHASGTLSWYQQILPHDLYDHDFQSSPVLATVTIGGAAQKLAIGSGKAGYVVALDEATGKVLWNTAVGKHQNDRVQSIPDGLTMEVYPGIFGGVETALAYADGVVYVPVVNLSAFFTNSSVDQKTASDVTRSSGELVAIDAATGIVLWDHQLPKANFGSATVVNDLVFTSTVDGKVYALDRTTGAEVWTWQAPAGINGAPAVAGDMIVLPAGVGANPVLVALKLGAAGGAAPAATPAPAASPTPAANPSPAAGAAGTVLTISSLNDSTFDTDTLTAPADTSVTVEYLNDTAIPHNIHIYYGPDDSAPTLAQTDVVTGPGNTQSVTFTTPGPGQYFFRCDVHPLQMVGTLVVTGGGGP; from the coding sequence GTGCCGGGTAAGGGCATCTTCGGCGCCGCCGCTACCAACCCGCTGATCGACGGCAACACCGTCTTCTTTCAGGATCTGAAGAGCAACGTCTTCGCCATCGACCTCGCCAGCGGCCAGGTCAAGTGGCAGCAGATGTATGACGCCGACTCGATCGGTCCGAACGGCCCGGCGATCGGCTACGGCAAAGTCTTCGTGGCGAAAGACGCCTTCACGATCGCAGCACTCGACGAGAACACCGGCGCCGAGATCTGGTCCACGAAGGTCTCGCCCGCCCCGGGCACCGGCGTCGATATTCAACTGCTGGCCTACGACAATATGGTGCTGGGCAGCACCGTGCCGGGCAGCGGCGTCAGCAGCTTCTACCAGGGCGGCAACACCGGCGCGATCTTCGCCCTGGACCAGGCGACGGGCGCGGTCAAGTGGCAGTTCAACACCGTCGATACCGCCGACATCTGGGGCAACGCGCAGGTGAACAGCGGCGGCGGCGCCTGGTATCCCCCGGCGATCGACCCCGACACCGGCATGACCTTCTGGGGCATCGGCAACCCGGCGCCCTTCCCCGGCACGGCGGACTTCCCCGGCGGCAGCAGCCGCCCCGGCAACAACCTCTACACCGATTCGGTCGTCGCGCTCGACCACGCCAGCGGCACGCTGAGCTGGTATCAGCAGATCCTGCCGCACGACCTTTATGACCATGATTTTCAGTCGTCGCCCGTCCTCGCCACGGTGACCATCGGCGGTGCGGCGCAGAAGCTCGCGATCGGCAGCGGCAAGGCCGGCTACGTCGTGGCGCTGGACGAGGCGACGGGCAAGGTGCTCTGGAACACCGCCGTGGGCAAGCACCAGAACGACCGCGTGCAGAGCATCCCCGACGGGCTGACGATGGAGGTCTACCCCGGCATTTTCGGTGGCGTGGAGACGGCGCTGGCCTATGCCGACGGCGTCGTCTACGTGCCCGTCGTCAATCTCTCGGCGTTCTTCACCAACAGCAGCGTGGATCAGAAAACCGCCAGCGACGTGACGCGCAGCAGCGGCGAGCTGGTGGCGATCGACGCGGCCACCGGCATCGTGCTCTGGGATCACCAGTTGCCCAAAGCCAACTTTGGCAGCGCCACCGTCGTCAACGACCTGGTCTTCACATCGACGGTCGACGGCAAGGTCTACGCGCTGGATCGGACCACGGGCGCTGAGGTCTGGACCTGGCAGGCGCCCGCGGGGATCAACGGCGCGCCCGCCGTGGCCGGCGACATGATCGTGTTGCCCGCCGGCGTCGGGGCGAACCCCGTGCTCGTCGCCCTGAAGCTGGGCGCCGCGGGCGGCGCCGCGCCGGCCGCGACTCCTGCGCCGGCCGCCAGTCCGACTCCCGCCGCGAATCCGTCGCCGGCCGCCGGCGCCGCGGGTACCGTATTGACGATCTCGTCGCTCAACGACTCGACCTTCGACACAGACACACTGACGGCGCCGGCCGACACCTCGGTCACCGTGGAATATCTGAACGACACGGCGATCCCGCACAACATCCACATCTACTACGGACCGGACGACAGCGCACCCACGCTGGCACAGACCGACGTGGTGACCGGTCCCGGCAACACGCAGTCGGTGACGTTCACGACACCGGGGCCGGGGCAGTACTTCTTCCGCTGCGACGTGCACCCGCTGCAGATGGTCGGCACGCTGGTGGTAACCGGCGGCGGGGGACCGTAG
- a CDS encoding methyltransferase domain-containing protein, with product MPVDPASAEDEALRTALTLGRYPRAAAYDPRWQIDNLMGPNVLWLTEALCQALPLAPGMRVLDLGCGKALSSIFLARELGVQVWAADLWIKPSENWARLREAGLEDRVFPIYAEAHALPFAEGFFDAIVSMDAYHYFGTADLYLPYCLRFLREGGRFGIVVPGIRRELPRLPPPKLAAYWEADFSTFHSPAWWRRHWQKSLAVAVERADWLPQGWEDWLTWNRACALAGRGSARETALLEADGGELLGFSRVVARRLPAHGAGA from the coding sequence ATGCCGGTCGATCCCGCGTCCGCCGAGGACGAGGCGCTGCGCACGGCGCTCACGCTGGGCCGTTACCCGCGCGCCGCCGCGTACGATCCGCGCTGGCAAATCGACAACTTGATGGGGCCGAACGTGCTCTGGCTGACGGAGGCGCTGTGCCAGGCGCTGCCGCTGGCGCCGGGCATGCGCGTGCTCGACCTCGGCTGCGGCAAGGCGCTCTCCTCGATCTTCCTGGCCCGCGAGCTCGGCGTGCAGGTCTGGGCGGCCGACCTCTGGATTAAGCCGTCCGAGAACTGGGCGCGCCTGCGCGAGGCCGGGCTGGAAGACCGCGTCTTTCCGATCTATGCCGAGGCGCACGCGCTGCCCTTCGCCGAGGGCTTCTTCGACGCGATCGTGAGCATGGACGCCTACCACTACTTCGGCACGGCCGACCTCTACTTGCCCTACTGCCTGCGCTTCCTGCGGGAGGGTGGGCGGTTCGGCATCGTCGTGCCCGGAATCCGGCGGGAGCTGCCGCGCCTGCCGCCGCCGAAGCTCGCGGCGTACTGGGAGGCGGACTTCAGCACCTTCCACAGCCCCGCCTGGTGGCGCCGGCACTGGCAGAAGAGCCTCGCCGTCGCGGTCGAGCGCGCCGACTGGCTGCCGCAAGGCTGGGAGGATTGGCTCACCTGGAACCGCGCCTGCGCCCTCGCTGGCCGCGGCTCGGCGCGGGAGACCGCCTTGCTGGAGGCCGACGGCGGCGAGTTGCTCGGCTTCAGCCGCGTGGTGGCGCGGCGCCTGCCGGCTCACGGCGCCGGCGCATAG
- a CDS encoding 3-deoxy-7-phosphoheptulonate synthase (catalyzes the formation of 3-deoxy-D-arabino-hept-2-ulosonate 7-phosphate from phosphoenolpyruvate and D-erythrose 4-phosphate) — MIVIIRTDAGEEQIRRIIAQAEALGLSHHLSRGAERAVLILGGGDPGAIEQAFAPLPGVERVVPLTRPYRLAGREVHPADTLVQAGGVLIGGAQPVLIAGTASPQADTAAVALAAALRDAGAQVMRTGVYRPVSAMFGTPQVDAAALQRLDGIRRETGLAVACEVLAADDVPAIARHADLLIVGAEQMHARPLLQTCGWSNRPVILTRGESAQIQEWLQAADQLLAGGNRQVLLCEQGIRTYETATSHTLDLSAVPLIRRVSHLPVLVDPGQGSGQRQLVEPLALAAVAAGAHGLLIDVRHPQAHAGGGEAAIDLAAFKALAARLHALVAAL, encoded by the coding sequence ATGATCGTGATCATCCGCACCGACGCGGGCGAGGAGCAGATCCGCCGAATCATCGCGCAGGCCGAGGCGCTGGGCCTCTCGCATCATCTTTCGCGCGGGGCCGAACGCGCCGTGCTGATCCTCGGCGGCGGCGACCCGGGCGCGATCGAGCAGGCGTTCGCCCCGCTGCCCGGCGTCGAGCGGGTCGTGCCGCTCACGCGGCCGTATCGCCTTGCCGGCCGCGAGGTGCACCCGGCCGACACGCTGGTGCAGGCCGGCGGCGTGCTGATCGGCGGCGCCCAGCCGGTCCTGATCGCCGGCACGGCCTCGCCCCAGGCCGATACGGCGGCGGTGGCGCTGGCCGCGGCGCTGCGCGACGCCGGCGCCCAGGTGATGCGCACCGGCGTCTACCGGCCGGTTTCGGCCATGTTCGGCACGCCGCAGGTCGATGCGGCCGCCCTGCAACGGCTCGACGGCATTCGCCGCGAGACGGGGCTGGCCGTGGCCTGCGAGGTGCTGGCGGCGGACGACGTGCCCGCCATTGCGCGGCATGCCGATCTGCTGATCGTCGGCGCCGAGCAGATGCACGCGCGGCCGCTGCTGCAGACCTGCGGCTGGAGCAACCGGCCGGTGATCCTCACCCGCGGCGAGTCGGCCCAGATCCAGGAGTGGCTGCAGGCTGCCGACCAACTGCTCGCGGGCGGCAACCGCCAGGTGCTGCTCTGTGAACAGGGCATCCGCACCTACGAGACGGCCACGAGCCACACGCTCGACCTCAGCGCGGTGCCGCTGATCCGGCGCGTCTCGCACCTGCCGGTGCTGGTCGATCCGGGCCAGGGCAGCGGCCAGCGCCAGCTCGTCGAGCCGCTGGCGCTCGCCGCCGTGGCCGCCGGCGCCCACGGCCTGCTGATCGACGTGCGACACCCCCAGGCCCACGCCGGCGGCGGCGAAGCGGCGATCGATCTGGCCGCCTTCAAAGCCCTCGCCGCCCGGCTGCACGCGCTCGTGGCCGCGCTCTGA